In one Dermatophilaceae bacterium Sec6.4 genomic region, the following are encoded:
- a CDS encoding glycoside hydrolase domain-containing protein, whose protein sequence is MPLRGVLSSLLTAAIVAGSGQLTAAAAAPIPPASHDVQATAAGTSPTRSVSYGGVSLRVPLSWRVIDLDRTPSACVRLDVSTVYLGAAAAQQDCPAHLVGRADTVWLAPAAARTARVNGRIGAVRADIAADPSSGSQIAAVADRDVVVQATWGSSRTAVDQVLATMAATTGSVAPADRSAASTNPSSAPSFAGGVDRVASRVPADARPATAAAPATGVFTGLGIDTCAAPSLKTMNAWKSSRFRAAGIYIGGSQRACGDGNLSASWVTSVSAAGWGLIPIYVGLQAPCVTNRGPRTISPSSASSQGTAAATDAVAKARHFAIAPGRTLYYDMEDYGSSPTCRATVLSFMSSWTAALHRSGYRSGVYGGPQSMMSDMSRAARGFVAPDDVWIAYWNGIADNLVQSKFPDFPDTKWAGNQRMHQYAGNITETWGGVRLQFDANWIDTRLSGNATPVGYGNRVTGPVGAGFRWTGPMSSWHSMAGQGLRGQASWTGSSGASREVNGASWSVDLTPGTYRAMAYLPASNSTAKVRYTITGAGVSASSVITQAGAKGYRPVTTFTVRATGRVVAHLADNAGSPAGTRLAADALWFQPIGSSAAAVPAGVRQVVASVADSSSTVRWTASASGAAPTAYTVTASPGGRSVTVRAIARTATITGLKNGMSYRFTVVAKNSGGAGPAVASAAVVPTPATRLTAVTPVRLLDTRRGTSYNPVRRALAPGASMTVAVSGLRGSPVPSWATGAQLQVTVESSRSGWLTTPSAPVTFGASLVSSTSRLFPLTRHKVTFVNHGKASVQVVIDVQAFASRAGDRWTVTPQTRLVDTRHGSASNARIGAIPAGGTVRLRIAGAPGSPVRSGTTAALLNLTAAAPRAAGYLTVNGATGTSVLNFGPRATVAGTALIRLQRDGTITITNRSPMALQLLVDVQAYGGGSPADQGEWTQVPQTRVLSSAAGTAVHPQRFQLAADRSVSVRVRDTYGTPLPSSAKGVQVAMSVGPVGASGSLAGGASGAASLFEFGRGGPVSNTALMPIAANGTLTFTNRSSTTLTLIVDVSAYLS, encoded by the coding sequence GTGCCCCTTCGCGGTGTGTTGTCCTCGCTGCTGACCGCAGCCATCGTCGCCGGCTCCGGCCAGTTGACCGCCGCGGCCGCTGCTCCCATCCCGCCGGCTTCGCACGACGTCCAAGCGACGGCTGCTGGAACGTCACCGACGCGCTCGGTGTCCTATGGAGGGGTATCGCTGCGGGTACCCCTCTCGTGGCGCGTCATCGACCTGGACAGGACGCCGAGCGCGTGCGTACGCCTGGACGTGTCGACGGTCTACCTCGGCGCAGCCGCAGCTCAACAGGACTGTCCAGCCCATCTGGTCGGACGAGCGGACACGGTGTGGTTGGCTCCTGCAGCCGCCCGAACCGCCCGCGTCAACGGCCGGATCGGCGCGGTACGGGCCGACATCGCCGCTGACCCGTCATCGGGGTCGCAGATCGCAGCTGTCGCCGACCGCGACGTGGTCGTCCAGGCAACCTGGGGTTCGTCGCGAACCGCAGTGGATCAGGTGCTGGCAACAATGGCTGCCACGACCGGGTCGGTGGCCCCAGCCGATCGTTCGGCCGCGAGCACGAACCCCTCATCCGCACCCTCTTTCGCCGGCGGCGTCGATCGGGTTGCTTCGCGGGTACCCGCCGATGCGCGACCGGCCACGGCAGCGGCACCCGCGACGGGTGTGTTCACCGGACTGGGTATCGACACCTGCGCCGCGCCGTCGTTGAAGACGATGAACGCCTGGAAGAGCTCTCGGTTCCGAGCAGCGGGTATCTACATCGGCGGTTCGCAGCGCGCCTGCGGAGACGGCAACCTCTCGGCGTCCTGGGTGACGTCGGTCAGCGCAGCCGGGTGGGGTCTGATCCCGATCTACGTGGGTCTGCAGGCGCCGTGTGTCACCAACCGCGGACCGCGGACCATCTCCCCGTCGTCGGCGTCCAGTCAGGGCACTGCTGCGGCAACCGATGCGGTGGCCAAGGCGCGCCACTTCGCAATTGCTCCCGGCCGCACGCTCTACTACGACATGGAGGACTATGGGTCCAGCCCGACCTGTCGCGCGACGGTGCTGTCCTTCATGTCGTCCTGGACGGCCGCACTGCACCGGTCGGGTTACCGCTCGGGTGTCTACGGCGGCCCGCAGTCCATGATGAGCGATATGTCCCGCGCGGCAAGGGGTTTCGTCGCGCCGGACGATGTGTGGATCGCCTACTGGAACGGCATCGCCGACAACCTTGTCCAGTCGAAGTTCCCCGACTTTCCTGACACGAAGTGGGCCGGCAACCAACGCATGCACCAGTACGCGGGCAATATCACCGAGACCTGGGGCGGAGTCCGTCTGCAGTTCGATGCGAACTGGATCGATACGAGGCTGTCCGGGAATGCGACCCCCGTCGGCTACGGGAACCGGGTGACGGGCCCGGTCGGCGCGGGTTTCAGGTGGACCGGTCCGATGTCGTCCTGGCATTCGATGGCGGGGCAGGGGCTGCGCGGTCAGGCCAGTTGGACCGGTAGCAGTGGCGCATCCCGTGAGGTCAACGGAGCGAGCTGGTCGGTAGACCTGACCCCCGGCACCTACCGGGCGATGGCGTATCTTCCCGCCTCCAACAGCACTGCCAAAGTGCGTTACACGATCACCGGTGCGGGCGTCTCCGCGAGTTCAGTCATCACCCAAGCCGGCGCGAAGGGCTACCGGCCGGTCACCACTTTCACGGTGCGGGCGACGGGCAGGGTCGTGGCTCACCTCGCCGACAACGCGGGGAGCCCCGCCGGCACGCGGCTCGCGGCCGATGCGCTGTGGTTCCAGCCGATCGGGTCGTCGGCGGCGGCCGTTCCGGCCGGCGTGCGGCAGGTGGTTGCGTCGGTTGCCGACTCGTCCTCGACGGTGCGGTGGACAGCTTCCGCGTCAGGTGCGGCTCCGACCGCGTACACGGTCACCGCGTCGCCGGGAGGCCGATCGGTCACTGTCCGGGCAATTGCGCGAACGGCAACGATCACCGGTCTGAAGAACGGGATGTCGTACCGGTTCACTGTCGTTGCGAAGAACAGCGGGGGAGCGGGCCCGGCAGTCGCCTCTGCTGCGGTGGTCCCCACCCCGGCGACCCGGCTGACGGCGGTGACGCCGGTGCGGTTGCTGGACACCCGTCGCGGCACGTCCTACAACCCGGTGCGTCGGGCGTTGGCGCCCGGAGCTTCGATGACCGTCGCGGTGTCGGGCCTGCGCGGCTCGCCGGTGCCCTCGTGGGCGACCGGCGCGCAGTTGCAGGTAACCGTCGAGTCCTCCAGAAGCGGCTGGCTGACGACCCCCTCGGCACCGGTGACATTCGGTGCCTCGCTGGTCTCGTCGACGTCCAGGCTGTTCCCTCTCACCCGTCACAAGGTCACGTTCGTCAATCACGGCAAGGCGTCGGTGCAGGTGGTCATCGACGTGCAGGCGTTCGCGTCGCGGGCGGGGGACCGCTGGACGGTGACCCCGCAGACCCGGTTGGTCGACACCAGGCACGGCAGCGCCTCCAACGCCAGGATCGGCGCGATACCGGCCGGTGGCACCGTCCGACTGCGGATCGCGGGGGCACCGGGGTCTCCCGTGCGATCCGGCACGACCGCGGCCCTGCTCAATCTGACGGCGGCCGCCCCACGGGCTGCCGGCTACCTCACGGTCAACGGCGCCACCGGCACGTCGGTCCTGAACTTCGGGCCGCGGGCGACCGTCGCTGGTACCGCGCTCATCCGGCTGCAACGGGACGGCACGATAACGATCACCAATCGCTCACCGATGGCGCTGCAGCTGCTGGTCGACGTGCAGGCATACGGAGGTGGCAGCCCTGCAGATCAGGGTGAGTGGACCCAGGTGCCGCAGACCCGGGTGCTCTCCAGTGCGGCTGGTACCGCCGTCCATCCGCAACGCTTCCAGTTGGCTGCCGACCGGTCCGTCTCGGTCCGCGTGCGTGATACCTACGGCACGCCGCTGCCCAGCAGCGCGAAGGGCGTGCAGGTGGCAATGTCGGTAGGCCCGGTGGGCGCCAGCGGATCTCTTGCAGGTGGCGCGTCCGGGGCGGCCTCGCTGTTCGAGTTCGGCCGCGGCGGGCCGGTTTCGAACACGGCGCTGATGCCGATTGCCGCAAACGGCACGCTGACCTTCACCAACCGGTCCTCGACCACCCTGACCCTCATCGTCGACGTCTCGGCCTACCTGAGCTGA
- the nusB gene encoding transcription antitermination factor NusB, producing the protein MGARTKARKRAVDLLFEAEQRGVNAVTLLDARVLEPVTPAPLPEYTAVLVRGVVEHWSVINETIETYSRGWPMERMPAVDRALLRLAVWELSYNDDVPEKVAIAEATHLAAQLSTDESPKFMSGLLSQVASIRHTLS; encoded by the coding sequence ATGGGCGCACGCACGAAAGCTCGCAAGCGCGCAGTCGACCTGCTCTTCGAGGCCGAGCAGCGCGGCGTCAACGCCGTGACGTTGCTGGACGCACGGGTCCTGGAGCCCGTGACGCCGGCTCCGCTGCCGGAATACACGGCAGTGCTGGTTCGCGGTGTCGTGGAGCACTGGTCGGTGATCAACGAGACCATCGAGACCTACAGCCGGGGCTGGCCGATGGAGCGGATGCCGGCGGTGGATCGTGCTCTGTTGCGGCTCGCCGTATGGGAACTGTCCTACAACGACGACGTGCCGGAGAAGGTCGCCATCGCGGAGGCCACCCACCTTGCCGCTCAGCTGTCCACTGATGAATCTCCTAAGTTTATGAGCGGTTTGCTCTCCCAGGTCGCGAGCATCCGGCACACTCTGAGCTGA
- the efp gene encoding elongation factor P: MASTNELKNGMVLSIDRQLWAVVEFQHVKPGKGPAFVRTKLKNVLSGKVVDRTFNAGIKIETATVDRSDMEYLYKDGADYVFMDVKNYDQMTIPAETVGSAADFLLENMQAIVATHDGAVLYIELPTSVVLEIAHTEPGLQGDRSTGGTKPATLETGVEIAVPLFLEAGTKVKVDTRDGSYLGRVS, from the coding sequence GTGGCGAGCACGAATGAACTGAAGAACGGCATGGTCCTGTCGATCGACCGGCAGCTGTGGGCAGTGGTGGAGTTCCAGCACGTCAAACCCGGCAAGGGCCCGGCCTTCGTGCGGACGAAACTGAAGAACGTGCTCTCCGGCAAGGTCGTGGACCGCACCTTCAATGCGGGCATCAAGATCGAGACCGCAACAGTGGACCGCAGCGACATGGAGTACCTGTACAAGGACGGCGCGGACTACGTCTTCATGGACGTCAAGAACTACGACCAGATGACCATCCCGGCAGAGACGGTGGGTTCTGCTGCCGACTTCCTGCTGGAGAACATGCAGGCCATCGTCGCGACCCACGACGGCGCCGTGCTCTATATCGAGCTGCCGACCTCGGTGGTACTGGAGATCGCGCACACCGAGCCTGGTCTGCAGGGTGACCGCTCCACCGGTGGTACCAAGCCCGCGACCCTGGAGACCGGTGTCGAGATCGCTGTACCGCTCTTCCTGGAGGCCGGCACCAAGGTGAAGGTCGACACTCGCGACGGCTCGTACCTCGGCCGCGTGAGCTGA
- the aroB gene encoding 3-dehydroquinate synthase — translation MNATTITVGTAYDVVIGNGVLQQLPQVVPAAATRVLLVHAPVLAERAEQLAEALRAAGRRVLVQQLPDAEHAKTVDVMTRLWSVLGEAGFTRSDVIVALGGGATTDLGGFVAASWLRGVGVIQLPSTVLGMVDAAVGGKTGINTPEGKNLVGAFHEPLAVLADLDLLDTLPAPDLAAGLAEVAKCGFIADPQILELIRVDPGAACDPRGDVLPELIHRAVAVKARVVAADLRESSLREILNYGHTFAHAIEQVEHYTWRHGDAVSVGMVYVAELSRRAGLIDAGLVAAHREILTSLGLPTSYRGGRFEELLAAMRRDKKTRGDLLRFVALTGIAQVTRLQGPSDADLRAAYDAVSAER, via the coding sequence TTGAACGCCACCACGATCACCGTCGGGACGGCATACGACGTGGTGATCGGCAACGGCGTCCTGCAGCAGCTGCCGCAGGTCGTGCCGGCAGCCGCGACCCGGGTGCTGCTGGTGCATGCGCCGGTTCTCGCCGAGCGCGCCGAACAGCTCGCAGAGGCGCTCAGGGCTGCGGGTCGACGGGTCCTGGTGCAGCAGCTTCCGGATGCCGAGCACGCCAAAACGGTCGATGTCATGACGCGGCTCTGGTCGGTGCTGGGCGAAGCCGGTTTCACCCGATCGGATGTGATCGTCGCGCTCGGTGGGGGAGCGACCACCGACCTGGGCGGGTTCGTCGCCGCGAGCTGGCTGCGGGGGGTCGGGGTGATCCAGCTGCCCTCGACAGTGCTGGGAATGGTGGACGCAGCGGTCGGCGGTAAGACCGGTATCAACACCCCCGAGGGCAAGAACCTCGTCGGTGCGTTCCACGAGCCGCTCGCCGTGCTCGCCGATCTCGATCTGCTGGACACCCTGCCGGCGCCGGACCTGGCCGCGGGCCTCGCCGAGGTCGCAAAGTGCGGTTTCATCGCCGATCCACAGATCCTGGAGCTGATCCGCGTCGACCCAGGTGCGGCCTGCGACCCTCGCGGGGACGTGCTCCCGGAGCTCATCCACCGGGCCGTTGCGGTCAAGGCGCGGGTCGTGGCCGCCGATCTGCGGGAGTCCTCCCTGCGCGAGATCCTCAACTACGGGCACACCTTCGCCCACGCCATCGAACAGGTCGAGCACTACACCTGGCGGCACGGCGACGCGGTGTCGGTCGGGATGGTCTACGTCGCTGAACTGTCCAGGCGGGCCGGGTTGATCGACGCAGGGTTGGTGGCGGCCCATCGCGAGATCTTGACTTCGCTGGGTCTTCCGACCAGTTATCGCGGCGGGCGCTTCGAGGAACTGCTGGCGGCGATGCGCCGTGACAAGAAGACGCGCGGCGATCTGCTGCGCTTCGTGGCGTTGACCGGCATCGCGCAGGTCACCCGACTGCAGGGCCCGTCCGATGCGGACCTGCGGGCGGCGTACGACGCCGTCAGCGCGGAACGCTGA
- a CDS encoding shikimate kinase produces the protein MVTLVLIGPPGAGKSTVGALVAQRLAAPFVDTDQLIEDETGLSISDIFLEQGEPAFRALEAQAVARGVLGDGVVALGGGAAMHPDTAGLLRDLPVVFLDVTIRDAAGRVGFDGSRPLLAVNPRAAWTRMMTVRRPTYEALATWRVGTGGRSPDSIADEVVALLHDDEPR, from the coding sequence ATGGTGACGCTCGTGCTGATCGGCCCGCCAGGCGCCGGTAAGAGCACCGTCGGCGCGCTGGTCGCTCAGCGTCTCGCAGCCCCGTTCGTGGATACCGATCAGCTCATCGAGGACGAGACGGGTCTGAGTATTTCCGACATCTTCCTCGAGCAGGGTGAGCCGGCCTTTCGCGCGCTGGAGGCGCAGGCAGTTGCCCGCGGCGTTCTCGGCGACGGCGTGGTGGCGCTCGGCGGTGGAGCGGCGATGCACCCCGACACGGCAGGTCTGCTGCGCGACCTGCCGGTGGTCTTCCTGGACGTGACGATCAGGGACGCCGCCGGACGGGTCGGATTCGATGGGTCCCGGCCGCTGCTGGCGGTCAATCCGCGGGCGGCCTGGACGCGGATGATGACCGTGCGCAGACCGACCTACGAGGCGCTCGCGACATGGCGGGTGGGCACCGGTGGACGCTCCCCGGACAGCATCGCCGACGAGGTCGTGGCGCTGTTGCACGACGATGAGCCTCGTTGA
- the aroC gene encoding chorismate synthase — translation MLRWLTAGESHGPSLTAVIEGLPAGIPVTASDLVGALARRRLGYGRGARMKFEQDQVQFTGGVRHGLTMGSPVAILIANTEWPKWQTVMSPDPVDDAALADADDVGAPKELARNKPLTRPRPGHADLVGMQKYGFDDARPVLERASARETAARVALGEVAARFLQSAYGIRLVSHTVAIGSAAVAQDAPLPGPDDVDALDADPVRTLDAVGSAAMVAAVDAARAEGDTLGGVVEVIAYDVPPGLGSHVHWDRRLDSRLAAALMGIQAIKGVEIGDGFRTAARPGSQAHDEIVREDGIVRRTTGRAGGTEGGMSTGEMLRVRAAMKPISTVPRALQTIDTMTGEAATAIHQRSDVCAVPAAGVVAEAMVALVLAEACLEKFGGDSLQETSRNHRGYLNSIPEQLRTW, via the coding sequence ATGTTGCGTTGGCTGACCGCCGGGGAATCCCACGGCCCGTCCCTCACCGCGGTGATCGAGGGACTTCCCGCCGGAATCCCGGTCACCGCCTCGGATCTGGTAGGCGCCCTGGCGCGCCGCCGGCTCGGGTACGGGCGTGGGGCACGGATGAAATTCGAACAGGATCAGGTGCAGTTCACCGGTGGTGTGCGGCACGGTCTGACGATGGGCTCGCCGGTGGCGATCCTCATCGCGAACACCGAATGGCCCAAGTGGCAGACGGTGATGAGCCCGGACCCGGTCGACGACGCCGCGCTCGCGGATGCCGACGATGTGGGCGCGCCGAAGGAGCTGGCCCGAAACAAGCCGCTGACCCGGCCTCGTCCCGGCCACGCCGATCTGGTCGGTATGCAGAAATACGGGTTCGACGACGCCCGTCCGGTGCTCGAACGCGCCTCGGCGCGCGAGACCGCCGCGAGGGTCGCTCTCGGCGAGGTCGCGGCTCGTTTTCTGCAGTCGGCCTACGGAATCCGGTTGGTATCGCACACCGTTGCCATCGGTAGCGCGGCCGTCGCACAGGACGCGCCCCTCCCCGGGCCGGATGATGTCGATGCGCTCGATGCTGATCCGGTACGCACCCTGGATGCGGTGGGCTCAGCGGCGATGGTCGCTGCGGTCGACGCGGCCCGCGCCGAGGGGGACACGCTCGGCGGGGTGGTCGAGGTCATCGCCTATGACGTTCCGCCCGGGTTGGGATCGCACGTGCACTGGGACCGCAGGCTTGATTCCCGGCTTGCGGCTGCGTTGATGGGGATCCAGGCCATCAAGGGTGTCGAGATCGGGGACGGGTTCCGTACGGCGGCGCGCCCCGGGTCGCAGGCGCACGACGAGATCGTGCGGGAGGACGGAATCGTCCGCCGCACGACGGGCCGCGCCGGTGGTACCGAGGGCGGCATGTCGACCGGAGAGATGCTGCGGGTGCGGGCCGCGATGAAGCCGATCTCCACGGTTCCCAGGGCGTTGCAGACCATCGACACCATGACGGGGGAAGCAGCCACCGCAATCCACCAGCGTTCCGATGTCTGCGCTGTGCCTGCGGCCGGCGTGGTCGCGGAGGCAATGGTGGCCCTGGTGCTGGCGGAGGCATGCCTGGAGAAATTCGGCGGCGACAGCCTGCAGGAGACCTCCCGGAACCACCGCGGCTATCTGAACTCGATCCCCGAGCAGTTGCGCACATGGTGA
- a CDS encoding shikimate dehydrogenase has product MLSRQRAAVVGSPVAHSLSPVLHRAAYVALGLSQWTFELHRLEPEELPAFVAGLNEQWRGLSVTMPLKEAALALADDASEVARQTGAANTLVHDGDRWQAHNTDVAGICSALVDAGVRRAAGGSALVLGSGATARSALAALKELRITDVTLAVRDRARDQTLRQAADMGITATVISLADAPAATVSAAVVVSTLPAGAADPVAAAMKDLSDDRGCPPGVLLDVVYAGWPTPLGLAAQRVGFRVVPGIEMLIHQGAEQVRLMTGLPAPLAAMQTAGRAAQGIPAS; this is encoded by the coding sequence ATGCTGAGTCGGCAGCGCGCTGCCGTCGTCGGCAGCCCGGTGGCGCACTCGTTGTCTCCGGTGCTGCACCGCGCCGCGTATGTGGCGCTCGGGCTTTCGCAGTGGACCTTCGAGCTGCACCGCCTGGAGCCCGAGGAGCTACCCGCTTTCGTCGCAGGACTGAATGAGCAATGGCGTGGGCTGTCGGTGACGATGCCGCTGAAGGAAGCCGCACTGGCCCTGGCAGATGACGCTTCGGAGGTGGCCCGCCAGACGGGTGCCGCGAACACGCTCGTGCATGACGGCGACCGGTGGCAGGCTCACAACACCGACGTCGCCGGCATCTGTTCAGCACTCGTGGATGCCGGTGTGCGGCGGGCAGCAGGCGGTTCGGCCCTCGTGCTGGGTTCGGGGGCGACCGCGCGATCGGCTCTCGCAGCACTGAAAGAGCTCAGAATCACCGACGTGACGTTGGCTGTGCGCGATCGTGCCCGAGACCAGACGTTGCGCCAGGCCGCGGACATGGGAATCACGGCGACGGTGATCTCCCTTGCTGATGCGCCCGCAGCGACGGTGTCCGCAGCTGTCGTGGTCAGCACTCTGCCTGCCGGTGCCGCCGATCCGGTCGCCGCCGCGATGAAGGACCTGAGCGATGATCGGGGGTGCCCACCGGGCGTGCTGCTGGATGTGGTCTACGCGGGGTGGCCCACCCCGCTGGGTCTGGCGGCGCAGCGGGTCGGATTCCGCGTGGTACCGGGGATCGAGATGCTCATTCATCAGGGCGCCGAGCAGGTACGACTGATGACGGGTCTGCCGGCGCCGTTGGCCGCGATGCAGACAGCCGGACGGGCTGCACAGGGCATACCCGCCTCGTGA
- the mltG gene encoding endolytic transglycosylase MltG: MNNSHLGDAIFGAPDDDGATTAHPRRQPPVGDPADPTLPIAVPARPATSRREIRERPQPRPSGKKSPVADDGRKSAIRGCLAMVIGVVVIGAALIFAIGALGSSWLPSFSSNAAGGDYQGPGTGTVTIVIQPGDSGAAIGQTLQQAGVVKSASTFTDLAAGSAGFAALQPGSYRMRSQMSSAGALALLLQPGTKLAGVTIPEGLWATEIYARLSKATKVPLADYAKVSAASLGLPVAAGGKVEGYLFPSTYNFPKGASAQVQLKTMVTQFKKQTAALNIAADRLAMVTTVASLVQAEASRTQDEGKVARVIDNRLAAKMPLQFDSTVNYVLKSRGTVTTSGKARESASPYNTYKRPGLPPGPIDNPGVAALKAALNPTPGSWIYFVTVDLATGQTVFSTTAAQHQAAVKQFQTWCGAHPGKC; the protein is encoded by the coding sequence ATGAACAACTCCCATCTGGGGGATGCGATCTTCGGTGCGCCCGACGACGATGGCGCCACCACCGCACACCCGCGACGTCAGCCGCCGGTCGGAGACCCCGCCGACCCCACGTTGCCAATAGCCGTTCCGGCGAGGCCGGCCACCTCGCGACGCGAGATCCGTGAGCGTCCCCAGCCGCGTCCCTCCGGCAAAAAAAGCCCCGTGGCCGACGATGGTCGTAAATCCGCGATCCGTGGCTGCCTGGCCATGGTCATCGGCGTCGTGGTCATCGGGGCAGCACTGATCTTCGCGATCGGGGCGCTGGGTTCTTCGTGGCTTCCCTCATTCAGTTCCAACGCCGCCGGCGGCGACTACCAGGGCCCTGGTACCGGCACCGTGACCATCGTCATTCAGCCCGGTGACAGCGGCGCAGCCATCGGGCAGACACTGCAGCAGGCGGGCGTCGTGAAGTCCGCGTCGACCTTTACCGATCTGGCAGCCGGCAGTGCAGGTTTCGCCGCGTTGCAACCGGGCAGTTACCGGATGCGTAGCCAGATGAGCTCGGCGGGGGCCCTCGCCCTGCTGCTGCAACCGGGGACCAAGCTCGCTGGTGTCACCATTCCCGAGGGGTTGTGGGCCACTGAAATCTATGCGCGTCTGTCGAAGGCCACCAAGGTCCCGCTCGCCGACTACGCCAAGGTGTCCGCCGCGAGTCTGGGACTCCCGGTCGCAGCGGGCGGGAAAGTGGAGGGGTATCTCTTTCCCTCGACCTACAACTTCCCCAAGGGTGCCAGCGCACAGGTGCAGCTGAAAACCATGGTGACGCAGTTCAAGAAACAGACAGCCGCGTTGAACATCGCAGCTGACAGACTCGCCATGGTCACCACTGTCGCCTCCCTCGTCCAGGCCGAGGCCAGCCGCACCCAGGATGAGGGCAAGGTCGCCCGGGTGATCGACAACAGGTTGGCGGCCAAGATGCCGCTGCAGTTCGATTCGACGGTCAACTACGTGCTGAAGAGCCGCGGCACGGTCACCACCAGCGGCAAGGCGAGGGAGTCCGCCAGCCCCTACAACACGTACAAGCGCCCCGGCCTGCCGCCGGGTCCGATCGACAATCCCGGAGTAGCTGCGCTGAAGGCGGCATTGAACCCGACACCCGGCAGCTGGATCTATTTCGTCACAGTCGACCTGGCCACCGGTCAGACGGTCTTCTCCACCACCGCCGCGCAGCATCAGGCTGCGGTCAAACAGTTCCAGACCTGGTGCGGCGCACATCCCGGCAAATGCTGA
- the ruvX gene encoding Holliday junction resolvase RuvX, whose translation MRPGVRLGVDVGSVRVGVALCDPDALLATPLRTVPRDPNAVNDTSSIAQEARERGVLEIVVGLPRSMDGTERAAAATAREWAVALDERTPGVPVRLVDERLSTVDAQRALHAAGRTARSSRSVIDQQAAAVILQSALDAERLSGNAPGEVVGARKPRHRSRRTPSGQERLP comes from the coding sequence ATGAGGCCAGGGGTCCGGCTCGGGGTCGACGTGGGTTCGGTGCGCGTCGGGGTGGCCCTGTGCGACCCGGATGCTCTGCTGGCGACCCCGCTGCGCACGGTGCCGCGCGATCCAAATGCGGTCAACGACACCTCGTCCATTGCGCAGGAAGCGCGGGAGCGCGGGGTCCTGGAGATCGTTGTCGGCCTGCCGCGCTCGATGGACGGCACCGAACGAGCCGCTGCTGCGACCGCCCGTGAATGGGCGGTCGCATTGGATGAGCGCACCCCTGGTGTGCCCGTTCGTCTGGTCGACGAACGACTCAGCACCGTCGACGCTCAGCGGGCGCTGCACGCGGCAGGGCGCACCGCCCGCAGTAGCCGCAGCGTGATCGACCAGCAGGCCGCGGCAGTGATTCTGCAGTCTGCCCTTGACGCAGAAAGACTTTCCGGTAACGCTCCCGGAGAAGTTGTCGGTGCCCGCAAGCCGCGGCACCGTTCTCGGCGTACCCCGTCGGGGCAAGAAAGGCTGCCATGA